From the genome of Pueribacillus theae, one region includes:
- a CDS encoding glycine--tRNA ligase, whose translation MTKSMDDIVAHAKHRGFVFPGSEIYGGLANTWDYGPLGVELKNNVKKAWWQKFVQESPYNVGLDAAILMNPKTWEASGHLGNFNDPMVDCKACKARHRADKLIEEKLEEKGIDLVVDGLPFSKMEELMKEHNIVCPECGAQDFTDIRQFNLMFKTHQGVTESSANEIYLRPETAQGIFVNFKNVQRTMRKKLPFGIAQIGKSFRNEITPGNFTFRTREFEQMELEFFCKPGEEKEWFAYWKEFCHKWLLNLGLTEENVRLRDHTEDELSHYSDETTDLEFKFPFGWGELWGIASRTDYDLKQHMDHSGEDFNYIDQETNERYIPYCIEPSLGTDRVVLAFLTDAYEEEKLEDGTTRNVMRFHPALAPYKAAIFPLSKKLSEGAKEVFAELSKHFMVDYDETGSIGKRYRRHDEIGTPFCITYDFDSVEDKQVTVRDRDTMEQTRMPISELRNFLEEKIQF comes from the coding sequence ATGACAAAATCAATGGATGATATTGTAGCACATGCCAAGCACCGGGGTTTTGTTTTTCCGGGATCGGAGATTTACGGAGGTTTGGCGAACACTTGGGATTACGGCCCGCTCGGTGTAGAACTGAAAAACAATGTTAAAAAAGCTTGGTGGCAGAAGTTCGTACAGGAATCGCCGTACAATGTCGGACTGGACGCAGCAATTTTGATGAACCCGAAAACATGGGAAGCTTCCGGACATCTTGGCAACTTCAACGATCCGATGGTTGACTGTAAAGCGTGTAAAGCAAGGCATCGTGCTGACAAGTTAATTGAAGAGAAGCTCGAAGAGAAAGGCATTGACCTTGTCGTTGACGGGCTGCCTTTCAGCAAGATGGAAGAATTGATGAAAGAGCATAACATCGTCTGCCCAGAATGCGGAGCACAGGATTTCACGGATATCCGCCAGTTCAATTTAATGTTTAAAACCCATCAAGGCGTTACAGAATCAAGCGCAAACGAAATTTATTTACGCCCGGAAACAGCGCAAGGTATTTTCGTTAACTTTAAAAACGTCCAACGAACGATGAGGAAAAAACTTCCATTTGGCATCGCGCAAATTGGAAAAAGTTTTCGAAATGAAATTACGCCAGGGAATTTCACATTCCGCACAAGAGAATTTGAACAAATGGAGCTTGAATTTTTCTGCAAGCCCGGCGAAGAGAAAGAATGGTTCGCATATTGGAAAGAGTTCTGCCATAAATGGCTGCTTAACCTCGGCTTGACGGAAGAAAATGTCCGCCTCCGTGACCATACCGAAGATGAACTTTCCCACTACAGTGATGAAACGACAGACCTTGAATTCAAGTTCCCGTTCGGCTGGGGCGAACTGTGGGGCATTGCATCACGTACAGATTACGACTTAAAGCAGCATATGGATCATTCGGGCGAAGATTTTAACTATATCGATCAAGAAACGAATGAGCGCTATATCCCTTATTGCATTGAGCCATCACTTGGTACGGACAGGGTAGTCTTAGCTTTTCTTACAGATGCCTATGAAGAAGAAAAGCTTGAAGATGGCACAACACGGAACGTCATGCGTTTCCATCCAGCGCTGGCACCGTATAAAGCAGCGATTTTCCCGCTTTCCAAAAAATTATCTGAAGGTGCCAAGGAAGTTTTCGCAGAGCTGTCCAAGCATTTTATGGTGGATTACGATGAAACGGGTTCTATCGGGAAACGTTATCGCCGCCATGATGAAATCGGAACACCATTTTGTATCACATATGATTTTGACTCGGTGGAAGATAAACAAGTAACTGTTCGTGATCGTGACACAATGGAACAAACGCGGATGCCAATCTCTGAATTAAGAAACTTCCTTGAAGAAAAAATTCAATTTTAA